A genomic stretch from Chitinophaga lutea includes:
- the nadA gene encoding quinolinate synthase NadA codes for MDIGVDVQLDLFAEIERLKKEKNAIILAHYYQEPDIQDVADYIGDSLGLSQQAAKTDADIIVFAGVHFMAETAKILSPQKKVLLPDLKAGCSLADSAPPELFKKFRDQYPDHIVISYINCSAGIKALSDIICTSSNAEKIIESVPKDQPIIFAPDRNLGSYLIKKTGRDMVLWNGACMVHEIFSLEKITKLKMRHPNAKIIAHPECEAPVLAIADFIGSTTGLLKFTQRDDAQEYIVVTETGILHQMQKENPAKTFIPAPPNNACACNDCPHMKLNTLEKLYLCMEYEQPEITMEENLRLAAKKPIDRMLEISAQAGL; via the coding sequence TTGGATATAGGGGTGGATGTGCAGTTGGATCTCTTCGCTGAAATAGAGCGGCTTAAAAAAGAAAAGAACGCGATCATCCTCGCGCATTATTACCAGGAGCCTGATATACAGGATGTGGCCGATTATATCGGGGACAGCCTGGGGCTGAGCCAGCAGGCGGCCAAAACGGATGCCGACATTATTGTATTTGCCGGCGTGCACTTTATGGCGGAAACGGCGAAAATTCTCAGTCCACAGAAAAAGGTACTGCTGCCCGACCTGAAAGCGGGCTGTTCCCTGGCCGACAGTGCGCCGCCCGAGCTGTTCAAAAAGTTCCGCGACCAGTATCCCGATCACATCGTCATTTCTTATATTAACTGTTCTGCAGGCATCAAAGCGCTCAGCGATATCATTTGTACGAGCTCCAACGCCGAGAAAATCATCGAAAGCGTTCCGAAGGACCAGCCGATCATATTTGCACCCGACCGCAACCTGGGGTCTTATTTGATCAAGAAAACGGGTCGGGATATGGTATTATGGAACGGAGCCTGTATGGTGCACGAGATATTCAGCCTGGAGAAAATCACCAAACTGAAGATGCGCCATCCGAATGCGAAAATCATCGCCCATCCCGAATGTGAGGCACCGGTGCTGGCCATTGCAGATTTCATCGGGTCCACCACGGGGCTGCTGAAATTCACCCAGCGTGACGATGCTCAGGAATATATCGTGGTGACGGAGACGGGGATTCTGCACCAGATGCAGAAAGAGAACCCGGCGAAGACGTTTATCCCTGCGCCGCCGAATAACGCATGTGCCTGCAATGATTGTCCGCACATGAAGTTGAACACGCTGGAGAAACTGTACCTCTGTATGGAATACGAGCAACCTGAAATTACGATGGAGGAAAATCTCCGCCTGGCTGCGAAGAAGCCGATCGACAGGATGCTGGAGATCAGCGCACAAGCCGGATTATAA
- a CDS encoding peptidylprolyl isomerase, translating to MSVIQKIRDKYAVVIIVLICLAIVSFLLQDVFFGSNSMFRQSTTVGKVNGEELDYRDYMQRIENSQNRMRQQMQGASLDEETQQYIREEAWDQFLREHIMKAQYEELGIEVTQLEVADHINGKNPHPLVLQNFTNPETGQFDRAIFDRVRENARQDQTGEVSAQLLAFDNAIAEYQKNLKYITLVHQGINYPKWLAAQQAADNAQNANISYVQVPYATIADSTIKVTDAELNKYIQDNKARFEVPETRKVEYVSFDVVPTAADTAAAMTELLKLKAEMDTTPDIAGFIKLNSELAFYDGYASRSAIQVPAKDSIIDLPVGATYGPYRDNNVLVFAKMLDRKTMPDTVKFRQIVLIAQPGLDSAVKKRADSLAAAISGGADIAALATQFSDDPSSKQTGGEYTLTPNGYFANELKEVKDFAFTGTNGQLKVIKLAVGGYAIVKITEQKNFGPAVKIAYLAKPVDASNTTSSDALGQANDFASKNSDQKSFEKNVQQKGLNKRIADNIQPMDFVLPGLGASREIVNWAYKADKGDVSPVFTLEDKFVVAVLSGVRNKGLAPLEEVRPQVEAEVKKVKKAEQIMAKLKSPASIEAAASATNQPVLTADALNFSTPFVPSMGFEPRVVGAAFNKAWGTAKVSEAIQGNGGVFVVKVNSYVPAPAPGTDYNQQRQAYEQNLKQVADQQLFQVLKKKSDVKDNRAEFFTSN from the coding sequence ATGTCAGTTATTCAGAAAATCAGGGACAAGTACGCCGTTGTTATCATCGTTTTGATATGTCTGGCCATTGTGAGCTTTTTGCTGCAGGATGTATTCTTTGGTTCTAACTCCATGTTCAGGCAATCTACCACGGTAGGTAAAGTAAATGGAGAGGAGCTGGACTACCGTGATTACATGCAGCGGATAGAAAACTCCCAAAACCGGATGCGCCAGCAAATGCAGGGCGCCAGCCTCGATGAGGAAACACAGCAGTACATTCGTGAAGAGGCCTGGGATCAGTTTCTGCGCGAGCACATCATGAAAGCGCAATATGAAGAGTTGGGCATCGAAGTAACCCAGCTCGAAGTAGCTGATCATATTAATGGTAAGAATCCACACCCCCTGGTACTCCAGAATTTCACCAACCCGGAAACGGGCCAGTTCGACCGCGCTATTTTTGACCGCGTAAGAGAAAACGCCCGCCAGGATCAAACCGGCGAAGTAAGCGCGCAACTCCTCGCGTTCGATAACGCCATCGCAGAATACCAGAAGAACCTTAAATATATTACGCTGGTACACCAGGGTATTAACTACCCTAAATGGCTGGCCGCGCAACAGGCTGCCGACAATGCACAGAACGCAAACATCAGTTACGTGCAGGTGCCTTATGCTACTATCGCCGACAGCACCATCAAAGTAACCGACGCGGAGTTAAATAAATATATACAGGACAACAAAGCCCGCTTTGAAGTACCTGAAACCCGCAAAGTGGAATACGTATCTTTCGATGTGGTGCCTACCGCCGCAGACACCGCAGCTGCTATGACCGAGCTGCTGAAACTGAAAGCGGAAATGGATACCACACCGGATATCGCCGGTTTCATCAAACTGAACTCCGAACTGGCTTTTTATGATGGCTACGCTTCCCGCAGCGCCATCCAGGTTCCTGCAAAAGATTCCATCATCGACTTACCGGTTGGCGCCACTTACGGCCCCTACCGTGATAATAATGTATTGGTGTTTGCAAAAATGCTCGACCGCAAAACGATGCCGGATACTGTGAAGTTCCGCCAGATCGTGCTGATCGCACAACCGGGCTTAGACTCGGCAGTGAAAAAACGTGCAGACAGCCTGGCTGCCGCCATCAGCGGTGGTGCAGATATCGCGGCACTGGCCACCCAGTTCTCCGACGATCCGAGCAGCAAACAAACCGGCGGTGAATACACCCTCACCCCGAACGGATATTTCGCCAACGAACTGAAAGAAGTAAAAGACTTCGCTTTCACCGGCACCAACGGTCAGCTGAAAGTGATCAAACTGGCCGTGGGCGGTTATGCCATCGTGAAAATCACGGAGCAGAAAAACTTCGGTCCTGCCGTGAAAATCGCTTATCTCGCCAAACCGGTTGACGCCAGCAATACCACCAGCAGCGATGCACTGGGCCAGGCCAACGATTTTGCTTCTAAAAACAGCGATCAGAAATCTTTCGAAAAAAATGTACAGCAGAAAGGGCTAAACAAACGGATTGCGGATAACATCCAGCCGATGGATTTCGTACTGCCCGGCCTTGGTGCTTCCCGCGAAATCGTGAACTGGGCGTATAAAGCAGATAAAGGTGATGTGAGCCCCGTGTTCACGCTCGAAGATAAATTCGTGGTAGCGGTGCTCAGCGGCGTTCGTAACAAAGGCCTCGCCCCGCTCGAAGAAGTTCGCCCGCAGGTAGAAGCGGAAGTGAAAAAAGTGAAGAAAGCAGAACAGATCATGGCCAAGCTGAAATCTCCTGCCAGCATCGAAGCGGCGGCTTCCGCCACCAACCAGCCGGTACTGACGGCCGACGCCCTGAATTTCTCTACACCGTTCGTTCCTTCCATGGGCTTTGAACCGCGTGTAGTAGGCGCCGCCTTTAATAAAGCATGGGGCACAGCCAAAGTGAGCGAGGCTATCCAGGGTAACGGCGGCGTGTTTGTGGTGAAAGTGAACAGCTATGTGCCTGCACCGGCTCCGGGAACCGACTACAACCAGCAGCGCCAGGCGTATGAGCAGAACCTGAAACAGGTGGCCGACCAGCAACTGTTCCAGGTGCTGAAGAAGAAAAGCGACGTGAAAGACAACCGCGCTGAATTCTTTACATCGAATTGA
- a CDS encoding DUF2480 family protein gives MEEIVNKVAQSALTTIDLEKFYPAGETAVFDMKDHLFMELILKEKDFRAGLLALDWEIYRGKNVAIVCTADAIVPIWAYMLVASYLEPVAAFYAFGDEEFVHKTLFIKNIAAIDPQEYVDKRIVVKGCGDKAITEAAYVEITRLLRPVVKSIMYGEPCSTVPVFKKK, from the coding sequence ATGGAAGAGATTGTTAACAAGGTTGCGCAAAGCGCACTGACCACGATAGATCTGGAGAAATTCTACCCGGCCGGGGAAACGGCCGTTTTTGATATGAAGGATCACCTGTTCATGGAACTGATCCTGAAAGAAAAAGATTTCCGTGCAGGCCTGCTGGCGCTTGATTGGGAGATATACCGCGGAAAAAACGTAGCGATCGTTTGCACGGCCGATGCCATTGTTCCCATCTGGGCCTATATGCTGGTGGCCAGTTACCTCGAGCCCGTTGCGGCTTTTTACGCTTTCGGCGACGAGGAATTTGTGCATAAAACGCTGTTTATCAAAAATATAGCTGCCATCGATCCGCAGGAGTATGTGGACAAGCGCATCGTCGTGAAAGGCTGTGGAGACAAGGCGATCACGGAAGCGGCTTATGTGGAAATCACCCGTCTGCTGCGCCCGGTGGTGAAGAGCATCATGTACGGCGAGCCCTGCTCAACCGTGCCGGTATTCAAGAAAAAATAA
- the corA gene encoding magnesium/cobalt transporter CorA, translating to MAKRPLLPIPDAINPFRVKKQRLMNFNPVTATTSRKPVDHVKITVFEYDENHVKEEVMPDAQSCIRFNGTNAVKWINVDGVRREDVEIICNNFNIHPLLMEDILSEGQRAKMDEIREHLFCLLPMVYFRAESATVEIEQVSMILGKNIVISFQDDPDKDVFNPVREKIRTGGTKLRNKGADYLLYTLLDTIVDNYFVVMDNLGERIEILEEIIPRQPNNRTLARINFLRKEMLLFKRSIAPVRELMNGLMKSENNWLKEDTEKYFKDVYDHIVQANDLAESYRDLVMNLQELYHVQMNQKMNEVMKVLAIVTTLLAPLTVITGIYGMNFDVMPELRSPYGYFIVLGVMLFIFVSMIFVFRKRGWF from the coding sequence ATGGCCAAACGACCCTTACTGCCCATTCCAGATGCCATCAATCCGTTCAGGGTAAAGAAACAGCGGCTCATGAACTTTAACCCGGTAACGGCCACTACTTCGCGCAAGCCGGTTGATCATGTAAAAATTACCGTTTTTGAATACGATGAAAATCACGTCAAGGAAGAAGTAATGCCCGACGCGCAAAGCTGCATACGGTTCAACGGCACCAACGCCGTCAAGTGGATCAATGTGGACGGGGTGCGGCGGGAAGACGTGGAAATCATCTGCAACAACTTCAACATACACCCGCTGCTCATGGAGGATATTCTCAGCGAAGGGCAGCGCGCCAAGATGGACGAAATCAGGGAACATCTTTTCTGCCTGTTGCCCATGGTATATTTCAGGGCTGAAAGCGCTACGGTTGAAATTGAACAGGTGAGCATGATACTCGGTAAAAACATCGTCATCTCCTTCCAGGACGATCCCGATAAAGACGTATTCAATCCCGTCCGGGAAAAGATCCGCACCGGCGGCACCAAGCTGCGGAATAAAGGGGCGGACTACCTTTTATATACCCTGCTCGATACGATCGTCGATAATTATTTTGTTGTGATGGATAACCTCGGCGAGCGGATTGAAATCCTGGAGGAGATCATTCCCCGACAGCCTAATAACCGTACGCTGGCACGCATCAATTTCCTGAGAAAGGAAATGCTGCTCTTCAAACGGTCAATTGCGCCCGTGCGGGAGTTGATGAACGGGCTGATGAAATCGGAGAATAACTGGTTGAAAGAAGATACCGAAAAATATTTCAAAGACGTGTACGATCATATTGTACAGGCCAACGATCTCGCGGAAAGCTACCGCGACCTGGTGATGAACCTGCAGGAGCTTTACCACGTGCAGATGAACCAGAAGATGAACGAGGTAATGAAGGTGCTCGCCATTGTAACCACGCTGCTGGCGCCGTTGACGGTGATCACCGGTATTTACGGGATGAACTTTGACGTGATGCCGGAACTGAGAAGCCCATACGGCTATTTCATCGTGCTGGGCGTGATGCTGTTCATTTTTGTTTCCATGATTTTTGTGTTCAGGAAACGCGGCTGGTTCTGA
- a CDS encoding PhoX family protein has protein sequence MHTRSRKNFIFPAVLLLGAGFTACKDSDSPGKMPNKDIVFANHSVTPALITKKAGFDKLEIFSLISSDDKLAGSPAFVFGGSADGSGLMKQGDVYHLIVNHEDNFAVSRITLDKTFKPIKGEYILNSDGGQWRLCSATLATPEEHGFGPMYLTCGESGEESKTNLLDPLDIPANAAKFRDNNGLGRWSAENAVPLPKTTYAGKTVILIGEDDDKASGGQLAMYLSNTIGDLDNGSLYMLKRTDGNQKETDIKTGTTVDVEFVKIDNHTALTGADINAKVDVLKAIRFGRVEDIDYRKGSAEGGRDIFFNVTGQAKSGVNADGSRTVAGRTYRLKLDAANPLKGKLELLLDGDDKSGPAKDFQNPDNICVTNNYVYIQEDANSYGTETHDAIVYQYNINTRELKQVLELDHRRTTADTKTYNPTTPSAFGSWEYGALIDISETVGVEGTFALCIQPHSWRGTKYLNPDGGSKRAAENQASQIVILKGLPK, from the coding sequence ATGCACACACGTTCCCGCAAGAATTTCATTTTTCCGGCTGTATTGTTATTGGGCGCTGGTTTTACCGCCTGCAAAGATTCCGATTCACCGGGCAAAATGCCGAACAAAGACATCGTATTTGCCAACCATTCCGTTACTCCTGCACTGATCACTAAAAAAGCAGGCTTCGACAAACTGGAGATTTTTTCACTCATCAGCAGCGACGATAAGCTCGCCGGCAGCCCCGCCTTCGTGTTTGGCGGTTCGGCAGACGGTTCGGGCCTGATGAAACAGGGGGATGTGTATCATCTCATCGTTAACCACGAAGACAACTTCGCCGTTTCGCGCATTACGCTCGACAAAACGTTCAAGCCCATCAAAGGAGAGTACATCCTGAATTCAGACGGCGGCCAGTGGCGACTTTGCTCCGCCACCCTCGCTACGCCCGAAGAGCACGGCTTCGGCCCGATGTACCTCACCTGCGGAGAAAGCGGTGAAGAATCCAAAACCAATCTCCTCGACCCGCTCGACATTCCCGCGAATGCGGCCAAATTCAGAGACAACAACGGCCTCGGCCGCTGGAGCGCTGAAAACGCCGTACCCCTGCCGAAAACCACCTACGCCGGTAAAACAGTCATCCTGATCGGCGAAGATGACGACAAGGCATCCGGCGGACAACTCGCCATGTACCTGAGCAACACCATTGGCGACCTCGATAACGGCAGCCTCTATATGCTGAAACGCACAGACGGCAACCAGAAAGAAACCGACATCAAAACCGGTACCACCGTGGACGTGGAATTCGTAAAAATCGATAACCACACCGCGCTCACCGGTGCAGACATCAATGCAAAAGTAGACGTGCTCAAAGCCATCCGCTTTGGCCGTGTGGAAGACATCGACTACCGCAAAGGTTCTGCAGAAGGCGGCCGCGATATATTTTTCAATGTGACCGGCCAGGCAAAATCCGGTGTGAACGCAGACGGATCGCGCACTGTGGCCGGCCGTACCTATCGCCTGAAGCTGGACGCCGCCAATCCCCTGAAAGGCAAACTGGAACTGCTGCTCGATGGCGACGACAAGTCCGGTCCCGCTAAAGATTTCCAGAACCCCGACAATATCTGTGTAACGAATAATTACGTGTACATCCAGGAAGACGCCAATAGTTACGGTACGGAAACACACGATGCCATCGTGTACCAGTACAACATCAACACCCGCGAACTGAAGCAGGTGCTGGAACTGGATCACCGCCGCACTACCGCAGATACGAAAACGTATAATCCCACCACACCGTCTGCCTTCGGCAGCTGGGAATACGGCGCGCTGATCGATATTTCAGAAACAGTGGGTGTGGAAGGAACATTTGCGCTGTGCATACAGCCGCACTCCTGGAGAGGCACCAAATACCTGAATCCGGACGGCGGCAGCAAACGCGCGGCGGAGAATCAGGCAAGCCAGATTGTAATACTGAAAGGCCTTCCGAAGTAA
- a CDS encoding cytochrome c peroxidase, producing the protein MRNGFIIVTIIFTALFIMVRSRQASKISVEVRNVRNWYTIRAAELDDAANRLFHAVKRQRPAAEIQERFLQTRLAYKQLEVMAEYYNPVTAKAINGPNLPEAEPDNPGVVIEPEGLQVLEEMFFPNVSADTAAMRLEAQRLLANIHRLKMMAASIVTTDAHIFDAMRLELLRITALGISGFDAPIAQNSIAEAAAALNGTRDVWLFYQDGIGKKDKKLFEETNTLFYNASQALKAAKDFSAFSRMQFITAYLNPLAEKISRSREALNVPRKTEPRFFNPMAAHVFEPDAFNPAFYSSDQTAAGEEAAVELGRRLFYEPALSGNGQRTCGSCHQPDKAFTDGQRVAASLNDEPIHRNTPTLLNAALQPSQFYDQRVAYLEDQVEDVVTNKSEMHGSLEPAAALLKRDSLYRRLFREAYHGDITAAHIRKAIAAYIRSLTTLNSPFDEYMQGNRNALTASAVKGFDLFMGKAKCGTCHFVPLFNGNVPPTFEKAEAEVLGVPAIDNPHAADPDEGKYRLHRIAHHRFAFKTPTLRNIAQTAPYMHNGVYNTLEEVMEFYNNGGGAGIGITLDNQTLPTDSLHLSKEEQQDIIAFMKSLSSSPKQPVSKSLASASGR; encoded by the coding sequence ATGCGAAACGGGTTCATTATTGTGACGATCATTTTTACCGCGCTGTTCATTATGGTGCGCAGCCGGCAGGCGAGTAAAATATCGGTGGAAGTGCGCAACGTGCGCAACTGGTACACCATCCGGGCCGCGGAGCTCGACGATGCGGCCAATCGCCTTTTCCATGCCGTGAAGCGGCAACGCCCGGCGGCGGAAATACAGGAACGGTTCCTGCAAACCCGGCTGGCTTATAAACAGCTCGAGGTGATGGCGGAATATTATAACCCTGTTACGGCAAAGGCGATCAACGGCCCTAACCTGCCGGAAGCGGAGCCGGACAATCCCGGTGTGGTGATCGAACCGGAAGGGCTGCAGGTGTTGGAAGAAATGTTTTTCCCCAATGTTTCCGCCGATACAGCGGCCATGCGCCTGGAAGCGCAACGCCTGCTGGCCAATATTCACCGCCTTAAAATGATGGCCGCATCCATCGTTACCACCGACGCACACATTTTTGATGCGATGCGGCTGGAACTGTTGCGCATCACGGCTTTGGGCATCAGCGGATTTGATGCGCCGATTGCGCAGAACAGCATCGCCGAGGCGGCGGCAGCGCTTAACGGCACGCGCGATGTATGGTTGTTTTACCAGGACGGGATCGGAAAAAAGGACAAAAAACTGTTCGAGGAAACGAACACGTTATTTTATAACGCAAGCCAGGCACTAAAAGCGGCGAAAGATTTTTCCGCGTTTTCGCGGATGCAGTTTATCACGGCTTATCTGAACCCGCTGGCGGAAAAAATTTCCCGGAGCAGGGAAGCGCTGAACGTGCCGCGGAAAACGGAGCCACGTTTCTTCAACCCGATGGCCGCGCACGTTTTTGAACCGGATGCGTTTAACCCCGCGTTTTATTCTTCCGACCAAACGGCGGCGGGGGAAGAGGCCGCGGTGGAACTGGGCCGCCGGTTGTTTTACGAACCGGCGCTGTCGGGCAACGGGCAACGTACCTGCGGCAGCTGTCACCAGCCAGACAAAGCATTCACCGACGGACAGCGTGTAGCCGCATCGCTCAACGACGAGCCCATTCACCGGAACACGCCCACCTTGCTGAACGCGGCATTGCAGCCCAGCCAGTTTTACGACCAGCGGGTGGCTTACCTCGAAGACCAGGTGGAAGACGTGGTGACCAATAAATCGGAAATGCACGGCTCGCTGGAACCGGCCGCGGCGCTGCTGAAGCGCGACTCCCTCTACCGCCGGCTGTTCCGCGAAGCTTACCATGGCGATATAACGGCAGCCCACATACGAAAAGCCATCGCCGCCTATATCCGTTCGCTCACCACGCTGAACAGCCCGTTCGACGAATACATGCAGGGCAACCGGAATGCGCTGACTGCATCGGCCGTAAAAGGTTTCGACCTGTTTATGGGAAAGGCCAAGTGCGGCACCTGTCATTTTGTGCCGCTGTTCAACGGCAATGTGCCGCCCACCTTTGAAAAGGCGGAAGCGGAAGTATTGGGCGTACCGGCCATCGACAACCCGCATGCGGCGGATCCGGACGAGGGAAAATACCGGCTGCATCGCATCGCCCATCACCGGTTTGCATTCAAAACGCCCACGTTGCGGAACATCGCGCAAACCGCGCCCTATATGCACAACGGTGTGTATAACACGCTGGAAGAAGTGATGGAGTTTTACAACAACGGCGGTGGCGCAGGCATCGGCATTACGCTCGACAACCAGACGCTGCCCACGGACTCGCTGCATCTTTCGAAAGAAGAGCAACAGGATATCATCGCCTTTATGAAATCGCTCAGCTCGTCGCCAAAGCAGCCGGTCAGTAAAAGCCTGGCGAGCGCATCGGGGCGATAA
- a CDS encoding DUF3472 domain-containing protein, whose protein sequence is MIRSGYALVLLGLLACPVLSLGQSAPVVLPGFTAYAVPEETGVDVSSRNGVVKWTDSANTVNFYFHAATPGALKLALQAKSDAPAKIKVSLNGVDKVVNIANGADYTDIPVLQTKLKKPGFYTVSLKGIEKQGNVYADVKGITLEGAATKDMQFNPKPWRRSASVHLNYTAPEGKQVEWFYGEIKVPEGQDKLGTYFMSCGWHRGYFGMQVNSPTERRIIFSVWDSGKEPDDRAKVRYEDQVTMLAKGDSVVAHGFGGEGTGGHSHWVYNWKAGETYRFLMHAVPVGTTTQYTAYFYVPEHKEWKLIASFRAPKDGKYMGHLYSFLENFSFENGFLYRKGYFGNHWIKTNTGEWIELTKARFTNDATARAKDRLDFGGGSENGMFYLWTAGFVPADAKLGDIFERPALGKQPEIELPKF, encoded by the coding sequence ATGATAAGATCTGGATACGCTTTGGTACTGCTGGGCCTGCTGGCATGCCCCGTTCTCAGCCTCGGGCAATCCGCACCGGTAGTGCTGCCCGGCTTTACGGCTTATGCCGTTCCCGAAGAAACCGGGGTGGACGTTTCTTCCCGCAATGGCGTCGTGAAATGGACAGACAGCGCCAATACCGTTAATTTTTATTTTCATGCCGCCACTCCCGGCGCCCTGAAACTTGCGCTGCAGGCCAAAAGCGATGCGCCCGCCAAAATAAAGGTGTCACTGAACGGTGTGGATAAAGTAGTGAACATTGCTAACGGCGCCGACTACACAGATATTCCCGTGCTGCAAACGAAACTGAAAAAACCGGGCTTCTATACCGTTTCGCTCAAGGGCATCGAAAAGCAGGGCAATGTATATGCGGACGTGAAAGGCATCACCCTCGAAGGCGCCGCCACGAAAGATATGCAGTTCAACCCCAAACCCTGGCGCCGTTCCGCGTCGGTCCACCTCAATTACACCGCGCCGGAAGGGAAACAGGTGGAATGGTTTTACGGCGAAATCAAAGTGCCTGAAGGGCAGGATAAACTCGGCACCTATTTTATGTCGTGCGGCTGGCACCGCGGTTATTTCGGTATGCAGGTGAACAGTCCCACCGAGCGCCGTATTATTTTCTCCGTTTGGGATTCGGGCAAAGAGCCGGACGACCGTGCCAAGGTGCGGTATGAAGACCAGGTGACGATGCTGGCGAAGGGCGACAGCGTTGTGGCCCACGGCTTCGGCGGAGAAGGCACCGGCGGCCACAGCCACTGGGTGTACAACTGGAAGGCCGGCGAAACTTACCGCTTCCTCATGCATGCCGTGCCCGTGGGCACCACCACGCAGTACACCGCTTACTTTTATGTGCCCGAGCACAAGGAGTGGAAACTCATCGCAAGTTTCCGCGCACCGAAAGACGGCAAATACATGGGGCACCTGTATTCCTTCCTCGAAAATTTCAGTTTTGAAAACGGGTTTCTTTATCGTAAAGGATATTTCGGCAATCACTGGATCAAAACCAATACCGGCGAATGGATCGAGCTGACCAAGGCCCGCTTCACCAACGACGCCACCGCCCGCGCCAAAGACCGCCTCGATTTCGGCGGCGGCTCCGAAAACGGGATGTTCTACCTCTGGACGGCCGGGTTTGTTCCCGCCGACGCCAAGCTGGGAGACATTTTCGAGCGGCCGGCGCTGGGTAAGCAACCGGAGATCGAATTGCCCAAGTTTTAG
- a CDS encoding septal ring lytic transglycosylase RlpA family protein, with protein MTPLHFFRYLLVGTLLLFMTSCARKVTESGKASYYADKFQGRRTANGEIFRQQRMTAAHRTLQFGAKVKVKNLDNGRTIKVRINDRGPFVAGRIIDLSRKAAKKLGMTQAGVANVQIIYKPQKKGRR; from the coding sequence ATGACGCCACTGCATTTTTTCCGGTACCTCCTGGTGGGTACCCTCCTGCTTTTTATGACTTCCTGCGCACGCAAGGTGACGGAAAGCGGGAAAGCTTCTTATTACGCCGACAAGTTCCAGGGCCGCAGGACCGCCAATGGTGAGATATTCCGGCAGCAGCGGATGACGGCGGCGCACCGCACGCTGCAATTCGGCGCCAAGGTCAAGGTCAAAAACCTCGACAACGGCCGGACCATTAAAGTGCGGATCAACGACCGCGGCCCCTTCGTGGCCGGGCGCATCATCGACCTTTCCCGGAAGGCCGCCAAAAAACTGGGCATGACCCAGGCCGGCGTGGCCAATGTGCAGATCATCTACAAACCTCAGAAAAAGGGCCGCCGGTAA
- a CDS encoding GNAT family N-acetyltransferase, which translates to MVNIVTAEPHQLQIVRDIALVTWPHTFREILTPQQIDYMLNMMYSPAALQQQTGEKGHVFLLAEVDGTFGGFASYELHYKQQPVCKLHKIYILPSMQGKQVGKALLGEVGRIAREAGMLRISLNVNRDNKATGFYERIGFTKTGEEDIDIGNGFFMNDAIMEMPL; encoded by the coding sequence ATGGTCAACATCGTTACTGCGGAACCGCACCAGCTGCAGATTGTGCGCGACATTGCACTGGTCACCTGGCCGCATACTTTCCGGGAAATTCTCACGCCGCAACAGATCGATTACATGCTGAACATGATGTACAGCCCCGCCGCGCTGCAGCAGCAAACCGGCGAGAAGGGCCATGTGTTCCTGCTGGCGGAAGTGGATGGAACCTTTGGCGGATTCGCGTCGTATGAACTGCATTACAAACAGCAGCCCGTTTGCAAGCTGCATAAAATATACATTCTTCCTTCGATGCAGGGAAAACAGGTGGGCAAAGCGCTGCTCGGAGAAGTGGGCCGCATCGCCCGCGAGGCCGGCATGCTGCGGATATCGCTCAACGTGAACCGCGACAATAAAGCGACCGGTTTTTACGAACGCATCGGTTTCACCAAAACCGGGGAAGAAGATATCGACATCGGCAACGGTTTTTTTATGAACGATGCCATTATGGAAATGCCGCTTTAA